CCCAGGGTCTGGACTGTACTGTCGCTCACCGCGGCACCTGCTCCGAGCTGCTCGTTGCACCTGACCCTGTGTACACTGACACGAGCAGCTCACCCGTGCACTCCTGTAATGTGATCACCCAGCAACTTCCTAACCATGGTAAAATTAGTGTTGCCATGGATACGAGTTATAACGGTGGCCTGGAGAGGGCGGACAGCAGCGGCAATTTGTCTTTAGGGGAGGACAGCCCCACATGGCGAGGTAAAAAGACTCTGAGTTGCGCGGCATCGACTGGGAACCTGAGCTGCTCGAGCAGTCTGAAGGACATAACCGAAGAGGCCATCAATCTGGCCAGTGGTAAGCTCAAAGAGTTTTCTTTTGACAAGCTCCGCCTATCCTCCTCCAGCCATGTCACCCTCCGGAAAGGTCGTAAAGTCCGGCCAGACTCTTTTAGCCGACGCTCCACTGACCTGGAGATCGTCTACGGCCACTTCACCTCTAACATCACCACCAATGGCATCACAAACGGCACGGCCACTTCTAATGATGAGAACATGCCACCATTCATGCTGGGGAAAGGGCCAGCACTGGAGGAGACAAAGCAAAAGGGCAACTTGGGCACCTTGTCGGCCATCACCAAAGCAGGTGGTGGCTCAACAAGCAGCCTGTCAAGTTTTGGGTCACTAGACCAAAGTCTGAACACAGTGGCCTCCCTGTACCGCAGCACTCTGGGAGAGGAGAACCTGATTGCCCGTCTGCTGGAGAAAACTCGAGCTGAGGCGGGCACCGGGGGAGCAGGCGGGGAGGACATCCGAGCCTGCCTTGACATCCTCCTTAAATGTTCTGAAGACCTAAAGAAATGCACTGACATCATTAAGCAGTGCATCAGAAGTAAAGCTGGTGGAGGGCCAGCGGATGGAGGAGCCAGTCCCGACAGCGTGTATCGGGCCGTGATGACCCGACTCAGCACCTATCTGAAGCGACTGCCCCTGGAGCTGGAAGGCATCGGCAGTTTGGGAGGCAGCGTGCAGGGAGGTCAGGCTGCACCCGGGAGTGGCCACAGCGATTTGGCTGAGCTGGTCAACACACTTCACTCCATCCAACAGGGACCTTACTCTCCGATATTTGGCAATGAGCAGCCTCCTCGCTATGAGGATGTGGTGCTGTCACCTCCCATCCAAAAAATTCTTCCTCGTTCTGCATCTTCAACTCCCTCCCCGCTTTCCTCTACCTCCTCATTGTCCTTGAAGTCAGACTCCATCCACACCAAAACAGTCCAAAGCTCCCCATCCAGAACCAGTTCCCTCACCAATGGACTACAGCATTCGCATTCTTCCATCACACAACACTCACTCTCTCCGCCATCTgtcacctgctcctccagctcctctccaaCGCagtctccctcccctcttcgtACCTCCCCAACCccgccatacacacacactcctccagctTCCCCCATGGAGGCTCTTTAtattgaggaggaggaggcagatgtGGGCAAGACACCAGAACAAATCTCACTACAGACACTCACTCCGACCAGAGGGGTGAACACTATCCAGAACAAAAACGGGACTGTGTTAGGTCAGCACATGAACCTgtcccaaccacacacactgcataatTCTTTAAATACTTTGCCAGCCAGCACTGGCTACAGCCCCACTGCCTCACTAACAGTCTCAGCGCCCAAAGCTGTGTCACACAGGAATGATGACATTGACAAGCTGCTGATGGACTTGGAGAATCTTTCTCAGAGTATGAGTCACCCCAGAAACAATGAGCCTCCACTTCCAGCcaagacgaggaagagagagggcgGCCAGGGGGTCACGTCCAATGAGGCCCTCACTCAGCAGAAAATGTCCCAGTTCCCAATCCCGAAGCCAGCTAGCCACTTGGCCATGAACGGCCCTGGCTCCAGGACTTCTCCGAGTCTCACTCCTCCCCAGGGAGAGAACAGCGaagctggggaggaggaggatggggcaCTCCTGCTTAGGATCCTTGAAAGCATTGAGAGTTTTGCCCAGGAGCTGGTGGACTCCGGGGCGGGAAGCTCAGGGAGTGCTGAGAGGAAATGTGGGAAGGAGCGGGAGGTCATGAGGCTCTTGCAGGATACACTGGCCACCACGGGCAGAGCTGATACCCCTCTGATCCCGGAGAGCACAAACCCACCAGCCGCTGCTCCCACTGCCCCGTCTATGCACACAAATGCAGTCCCGGCTATCCCGCCTAAAAACTCCCTGGCAAATACACTTGCAGTTTCACCTGCACCGACGCCTGTACCTACAACATCTGAACTTTTGTGCAATGCTACGTCCGAACCTGCCCCTAAACCTGCTCCTCATGTTGTCCCCGAACCTGTGCCTACTCCCATACCCGAGCCTAcaaaggaggaaacacacaaagttACACAAGCCTCCCCAGGTGACCTCCCTGATCCTGCAACATCTGTACCTGCAAGCTTTCATTCTTCCACACATTCAGTTCACCTCACACCCGCGGCTGCCCCTGTTGCCATCCCCACCGCGGCGGATACAAGAGATGCTGTCACTGCTGTCGGTGACCCTGCCGCTGTGAGAGACACTGGTTCGACCCTACTCATCCAGCAGACTCCGGAGGTGATTCGAGTgagtgacacacagacacacaaaagattAAAACTAGTGACAAATGCACAAGATAATGGTCAGCCAGAGCGTCAACCTGACAATTGCGGAACAGTGCCATCTTACTGTATTGCAGCTGCACAACATGTGATTTTATTTGCACAAGCAGTTAAAAATTCCTTTTGGAAAATAGACATTAGTGAactatttgtctttgtgtctggcGAGTCTGGCTGAAACAGTGGCTCGCTGATTCTGGTATGAGGAGTACGGTACCACACAAAGCTACTGGCGGAGGTGTCTCGAGTCCAATtgtctttatttgattttgatcaGCATCCTGTGCAGCTTTGATCGAATTCACATTCACTCTAGTTGCACAGTGCAGtggttaaatattgttttgaaagTTGACTTATTGTGTTACTTCAGCTGTAAGGTTAACATGCAGAagggtttatatatatatatacaagaagTAAATAGGCAGTCtgagaaaatactttttgagTTTTTCATGCGTGCCTTAGTAATGTTGTAGATTGTTGCTAATTTGACTTTGAGTCTCTATTGCCTCCGATGTGTGTCGTATCAAGTGCGCAGGCGAGATTTTTTATTGCTCTAGCACAGCGGGATCGATGTCGCTGTAATTGATGGGCCGTGATGAATAGTATTCATTAACTGCAACGAACACGGCGATACAGTTTCCCTATCTGCGCTCGGATACAAAGGCTGGTGCTCTGAATCATGGAAAAGAACAGCTCATCATTGTGTTAGGAGCGGCTCTTTGTTGACTTTACCCCGGTTTGAaacttgtgttttgtattgtgtgtgtgtgagtgtgtgctctTCTTGCCTCACTGGGGAATATTTAAAGGTAATCTAGGGTTATGctacagagacggagacagctgtgtgtgtgtgtgtgtgtgtgtgtatgtgcgtgtgtgtgtgtgtgtgtgtgtgtgtg
The Scophthalmus maximus strain ysfricsl-2021 chromosome 15, ASM2237912v1, whole genome shotgun sequence DNA segment above includes these coding regions:
- the ppp2r3a gene encoding serine/threonine-protein phosphatase 2A regulatory subunit B'' subunit alpha isoform X1, coding for MAAAYRIVVSSVSCYNSVVVDRRTHSHAVHYCSGPCGALSQGLDCTVAHRGTCSELLVAPDPVYTDTSSSPVHSCNVITQQLPNHGKISVAMDTSYNGGLERADSSGNLSLGEDSPTWRGKKTLSCAASTGNLSCSSSLKDITEEAINLASGKLKEFSFDKLRLSSSSHVTLRKGRKVRPDSFSRRSTDLEIVYGHFTSNITTNGITNGTATSNDENMPPFMLGKGPALEETKQKGNLGTLSAITKAGGGSTSSLSSFGSLDQSLNTVASLYRSTLGEENLIARLLEKTRAEAGTGGAGGEDIRACLDILLKCSEDLKKCTDIIKQCIRSKAGGGPADGGASPDSVYRAVMTRLSTYLKRLPLELEGIGSLGGSVQGGQAAPGSGHSDLAELVNTLHSIQQGPYSPIFGNEQPPRYEDVVLSPPIQKILPRSASSTPSPLSSTSSLSLKSDSIHTKTVQSSPSRTSSLTNGLQHSHSSITQHSLSPPSVTCSSSSSPTQSPSPLRTSPTPPYTHTPPASPMEALYIEEEEADVGKTPEQISLQTLTPTRGVNTIQNKNGTVLGQHMNLSQPHTLHNSLNTLPASTGYSPTASLTVSAPKAVSHRNDDIDKLLMDLENLSQSMSHPRNNEPPLPAKTRKREGGQGVTSNEALTQQKMSQFPIPKPASHLAMNGPGSRTSPSLTPPQGENSEAGEEEDGALLLRILESIESFAQELVDSGAGSSGSAERKCGKEREVMRLLQDTLATTGRADTPLIPESTNPPAAAPTAPSMHTNAVPAIPPKNSLANTLAVSPAPTPVPTTSELLCNATSEPAPKPAPHVVPEPVPTPIPEPTKEETHKVTQASPGDLPDPATSVPASFHSSTHSVHLTPAAAPVAIPTAADTRDAVTAVGDPAAVRDTGSTLLIQQTPEVIRVQSKPDKKPGTPPPAPAPAPATPAPTPRSPSPPPAPVIVAPPPPAVNIPRFYYPRGLPAPGPAANADAAIDTIEAAFTEFEEEKADIYEMGKIAKACGCPLYWKAPMFYAAGGERTGFVSVHSFIATWRKLLHSCHDDSSRFISLMAKPGCNYLEQEDFIPLMQDIVDTHPGLTFLKDAPEFHSRYITTVIQRIFYVVNRSWTGRITMMELRRSNFLQTLALLEEEDDINQITDYFSYEHFYVIYCKFWELDTDHDLYIDHKDLARYNEHASSNRIIERLFSGAVTRGNAVQREGRMSYAEFVWFLISEEDKKNPTSIEYWYRCMDVDGDGVLSMFELEYFYEEQCERMERTGIEPLPFQDLLCQMLDLVKPESPGKITLSDLKRCRMAHIFFDTFFNLEKYLDHEQRDPFAVQKDIDSEGPEPSDWDKYASEEYEILVAEETANDQLHEGSFDDDYESEELQVTGEIGNKMEKLVISDLSA